One segment of Solanum stenotomum isolate F172 chromosome 1, ASM1918654v1, whole genome shotgun sequence DNA contains the following:
- the LOC125861266 gene encoding F-box protein At5g49610-like isoform X2, translating into MESLKDNMMTISSDEFENNIMADAEEFSPAIQQQDCGTHKEWNEVSKLPADYIRREDMEIKDVAMKHVLPFLPGKSLMKFRAVSNEWNHWIVCPLLAYQQSTSFQKLSGYFYQVVDVDFQSDPNFSSLDHSANGIPNPSLGFLPERIKVLSSSSGLLLCQGLESYYVCNPLTEDWKRIPPHQYYHGSDPAVILAFDPQGNIESYFHLVAAVPLLDQPVVFFEIYSSQSNSWSRSSSECLELEDTTLVGGGLYMKGMAYWSTTSNGVLAFDVKNEVAAVLRVPIPPGRYGALTQVKDELSYVTVYNDCGDVFMLDIYGGMDMSLNHSVCINLGHKKSRQTLEEDPFIDNGTVLCSVLPCINCGDDIVVICTTERIYLYYLSGQKVETFMTPGQLNPKRRFIPYTNSLAAIHELKN; encoded by the exons atggaaTCATTGAAGGACAACATGATGACTATTAGCTCTGATGAGTTTGAGAATAATATCATGGCTGATGCTGAGGAATTTTCTCCAGCTATTCAACAACAGGATTGTGGGACTCACAAG GAATGGAATGAAGTATCAAAATTACCTGCAGACTACATTAGGAGAGAAGACATGGAGATCAAAGATGTGGCTATGAAACATGTATTGCCTTTCCTTCCTGGTAAATCATTGATGAAGTTTCGGGCAGTGTCCAATGAATGGAATCATTGGATAGTTTGTCCGTTATTAGCATACCAGCAAAGCACTTCATTCCAGAAACTTTCAGGCTACTTTTATCAAGTTGTGGATGTGGATTTCCAATCTGATCCTAATTTCTCGTCTCTGGACCATTCTGCGAATGGTATCCCCAATCCTTCCCTGGGTTTTTTGCCTGAAAGGATTAAAGTTCTCAGTTCTAGCAGCGGGTTGCTCCTTTGCCAGGGGTTGGAGAGTTATTACGTTTGCAATCCTCTGACCGAAGATTGGAAACGTATCCCTCCTCATCAATATTATCACGGATCTGATCCAGCTGTCATTCTTGCGTTTGATCCTCAGGGTAATATTGAATCGTATTTTCACCTTGTCGCTGCTGTCCCTCTTCTTGATCAACCAGTTGTGTTCTTTGAGATTTACTCGTCTCAATCAAATTCCTGGAGTCGCTCTTCTTCAGAGTGTCTTGAGTTGGAAGATACAACTCTTGTTGGTGGGGGATTATATATGAAGGGGATGGCGTACTGGAGTACAACATCAAATGGTGTGCTAGCATTTGATGTGAAAAATGAGGTCGCTGCAGTTCTACGTGTGCCTATTCCACCTGGGAGATATGGTGCCTTGACTCAGGTAAAGGATGAGCTATCCTATGTAACTGTTTACAACGATTGTGGGGATGTTTTTATGTTAGATATATACGGAGGAATGGACATGAGTCTGAATCACAGTGTCTGCATAAATCTTGGACACAAGAAGTCTCGCCAAACACTGGAGGAAGATCCCTTTATTGACAATGGTACTGTGTTGTGCAGCGTATTACCCTGCATAAACTGTGGTGATGACATTGTGGTGATCTGCACAACTGAAAGGATATATCTTTATTACCTGAGTGGGCAGAAGGTTGAGACTTTTATGACTCCAGGACAACTAAATCCGAAGAGAAGATTCATACCTTACACAAACAGCCTCGCTGCGATACATGAGCTGAAGAACTAG
- the LOC125861266 gene encoding uncharacterized protein LOC125861266 isoform X1, with the protein MESLKDNMMTISSDEFENNIMADAEEFSPAIQQQDCGTHKVPDDDFKAVAYKQEWNEVSKLPADYIRREDMEIKDVAMKHVLPFLPGKSLMKFRAVSNEWNHWIVCPLLAYQQSTSFQKLSGYFYQVVDVDFQSDPNFSSLDHSANGIPNPSLGFLPERIKVLSSSSGLLLCQGLESYYVCNPLTEDWKRIPPHQYYHGSDPAVILAFDPQGNIESYFHLVAAVPLLDQPVVFFEIYSSQSNSWSRSSSECLELEDTTLVGGGLYMKGMAYWSTTSNGVLAFDVKNEVAAVLRVPIPPGRYGALTQVKDELSYVTVYNDCGDVFMLDIYGGMDMSLNHSVCINLGHKKSRQTLEEDPFIDNGTVLCSVLPCINCGDDIVVICTTERIYLYYLSGQKVETFMTPGQLNPKRRFIPYTNSLAAIHELKN; encoded by the exons atggaaTCATTGAAGGACAACATGATGACTATTAGCTCTGATGAGTTTGAGAATAATATCATGGCTGATGCTGAGGAATTTTCTCCAGCTATTCAACAACAGGATTGTGGGACTCACAAG GTTCCAGATGACGACTTCAAGGCTGTTGCTTATAAGCAGGAATGGAATGAAGTATCAAAATTACCTGCAGACTACATTAGGAGAGAAGACATGGAGATCAAAGATGTGGCTATGAAACATGTATTGCCTTTCCTTCCTGGTAAATCATTGATGAAGTTTCGGGCAGTGTCCAATGAATGGAATCATTGGATAGTTTGTCCGTTATTAGCATACCAGCAAAGCACTTCATTCCAGAAACTTTCAGGCTACTTTTATCAAGTTGTGGATGTGGATTTCCAATCTGATCCTAATTTCTCGTCTCTGGACCATTCTGCGAATGGTATCCCCAATCCTTCCCTGGGTTTTTTGCCTGAAAGGATTAAAGTTCTCAGTTCTAGCAGCGGGTTGCTCCTTTGCCAGGGGTTGGAGAGTTATTACGTTTGCAATCCTCTGACCGAAGATTGGAAACGTATCCCTCCTCATCAATATTATCACGGATCTGATCCAGCTGTCATTCTTGCGTTTGATCCTCAGGGTAATATTGAATCGTATTTTCACCTTGTCGCTGCTGTCCCTCTTCTTGATCAACCAGTTGTGTTCTTTGAGATTTACTCGTCTCAATCAAATTCCTGGAGTCGCTCTTCTTCAGAGTGTCTTGAGTTGGAAGATACAACTCTTGTTGGTGGGGGATTATATATGAAGGGGATGGCGTACTGGAGTACAACATCAAATGGTGTGCTAGCATTTGATGTGAAAAATGAGGTCGCTGCAGTTCTACGTGTGCCTATTCCACCTGGGAGATATGGTGCCTTGACTCAGGTAAAGGATGAGCTATCCTATGTAACTGTTTACAACGATTGTGGGGATGTTTTTATGTTAGATATATACGGAGGAATGGACATGAGTCTGAATCACAGTGTCTGCATAAATCTTGGACACAAGAAGTCTCGCCAAACACTGGAGGAAGATCCCTTTATTGACAATGGTACTGTGTTGTGCAGCGTATTACCCTGCATAAACTGTGGTGATGACATTGTGGTGATCTGCACAACTGAAAGGATATATCTTTATTACCTGAGTGGGCAGAAGGTTGAGACTTTTATGACTCCAGGACAACTAAATCCGAAGAGAAGATTCATACCTTACACAAACAGCCTCGCTGCGATACATGAGCTGAAGAACTAG